One genomic segment of Actinoplanes ianthinogenes includes these proteins:
- a CDS encoding dihydrofolate reductase family protein, with the protein MGRFVYVMNVSLDLRIEQVPGDNGAGEWLRIDEELHREFNARAREVAVMVHGRVFYEIMEEFWPRAREDASLPDYMREYGEIWTAKPKVLVSRTRDSAEHHTRVIGDDAIERLAALRAGTDGVLSVGGATLATHLLRANLLDELMIWTHPVILGFGRPLFDDYDQPIDTELLEQRSFGTGVTLHRYAVGAAKADS; encoded by the coding sequence ATGGGCCGCTTCGTTTATGTGATGAACGTGTCCCTCGACTTGCGGATCGAGCAGGTTCCCGGGGACAACGGCGCGGGCGAGTGGCTGCGCATCGACGAGGAGCTGCACCGCGAGTTCAACGCGCGGGCACGGGAGGTCGCGGTGATGGTCCACGGCCGGGTGTTCTACGAGATCATGGAGGAGTTCTGGCCGCGGGCACGCGAGGACGCGTCGCTGCCCGACTACATGCGGGAGTACGGCGAGATCTGGACCGCCAAGCCCAAGGTGCTGGTCTCCCGCACCCGGGACAGCGCGGAGCACCACACCCGGGTGATCGGCGACGACGCGATCGAGCGGCTCGCCGCCCTGCGGGCCGGGACCGACGGCGTCCTCAGCGTGGGCGGCGCGACGCTCGCCACGCACCTGCTCCGGGCGAACCTGCTCGACGAGCTGATGATCTGGACGCACCCGGTGATCCTCGGCTTCGGCAGGCCGCTGTTCGACGACTACGACCAGCCGATCGACACCGAACTGCTGGAGCAGCGGTCGTTCGGCACGGGTGTCACGCTGCACCGCTACGCCGTCGGGGCAGCCAAGGCGGACAGCTGA
- a CDS encoding phage holin family protein, which produces MTTNPSTADLVNQAAAQISTLVRDELTLAKQELTEKGKRAGVGGGLYGGAAVLSLYGLGLLLALTVVLLNLAMPLWVALLIVMVVVFAAAGVAALLGKQKLATATPPIPTDAIAGVEADVQTIKTAAQRGRQA; this is translated from the coding sequence GTGACGACCAATCCATCGACAGCGGACCTGGTCAATCAGGCCGCCGCCCAGATCTCCACGCTGGTCCGCGACGAACTGACACTGGCCAAACAGGAACTCACCGAAAAGGGCAAACGTGCCGGCGTCGGCGGCGGCCTGTACGGCGGCGCCGCGGTCCTGAGCCTTTACGGACTCGGCCTGCTGCTGGCCCTGACCGTGGTGCTGCTCAACCTGGCGATGCCCCTGTGGGTGGCCCTGCTCATCGTCATGGTCGTCGTGTTCGCCGCGGCCGGCGTCGCCGCGCTGCTCGGCAAGCAGAAACTCGCGACCGCGACCCCACCGATCCCCACCGACGCGATCGCCGGCGTGGAAGCCGACGTGCAGACCATCAAGACCGCAGCCCAGCGAGGACGGCAGGCATGA
- a CDS encoding DUF6461 domain-containing protein → MTAADFDWFEQEEPGLAVCFTFSWLAGLTPEQVVRRIGGRPVGRFTWTDAPEDPDDGVIVLVTRAGDWALMIETYTMYGTYEATTELCRDTRLIANFRNVELDGMFLLAENGERLVDFDPYTAYSRSGERPDMLVPEMKALGFQVEQPTAPEPSPTAEFSETEAGFALAERLTRVPFTSELLNSSTYLAAVVPDPLDGAVYTPDQVRTAPT, encoded by the coding sequence GTGACAGCGGCAGACTTCGACTGGTTCGAGCAGGAGGAGCCGGGCCTGGCGGTGTGCTTCACGTTCAGCTGGCTGGCCGGGCTCACGCCCGAGCAGGTGGTGCGGCGCATCGGCGGGCGGCCGGTCGGCCGGTTCACCTGGACCGATGCTCCCGAGGACCCCGACGACGGGGTGATCGTGCTGGTCACCCGGGCCGGCGACTGGGCGTTGATGATCGAGACCTACACGATGTACGGCACCTACGAGGCGACCACCGAGCTGTGCCGGGACACCCGCCTGATCGCGAACTTCCGGAACGTCGAGTTGGACGGCATGTTCCTGCTGGCCGAGAACGGCGAACGGCTCGTGGATTTCGACCCGTACACGGCATACTCGCGCTCCGGCGAGCGACCGGACATGCTGGTGCCCGAGATGAAGGCGCTCGGTTTTCAGGTCGAGCAGCCCACCGCGCCCGAGCCGAGCCCGACGGCAGAATTCTCCGAGACCGAGGCCGGCTTCGCCCTCGCGGAACGCCTCACCCGGGTGCCGTTCACGTCCGAGCTGCTCAACTCCTCGACCTATCTCGCCGCGGTGGTGCCCGACCCCCTCGACGGCGCGGTCTACACGCCCGACCAGGTGCGCACCGCGCCCACCTGA
- a CDS encoding MBL fold metallo-hydrolase, protein MLRQVADGVLVHESEFCQSNAVVVRGGGGVLLIDAGVYGTELACLGADLSDAGDAVVAGFSTHPHWDHLLWHPALGAVPRYATARCAATVRERLSGGVEHVAKAAGVPDGVPLDLLGGVTGLPAGTTRVPWDGPQVRIIEHRAHAAGHAALVVEDRGVLVAGDMLSDLLIPMLDVAAADPIGDYLAALDLIQGLAVDVLVPGHGSIGDAGQVRARIDRDRAYLYALRDAREPDDPRTATGWVAEVHRRQLAAVRSATAGGRRTP, encoded by the coding sequence ATGCTGCGGCAGGTGGCGGACGGCGTACTGGTCCACGAGAGCGAGTTCTGCCAGAGCAACGCGGTCGTCGTGCGGGGCGGCGGTGGCGTGCTGCTCATCGACGCCGGGGTCTACGGCACCGAGCTGGCCTGCCTCGGGGCGGACCTGTCCGATGCCGGCGACGCCGTCGTGGCCGGCTTCTCGACCCATCCGCACTGGGATCACCTGTTGTGGCATCCGGCGCTCGGCGCCGTGCCGCGCTACGCCACCGCGCGGTGCGCGGCCACCGTCCGGGAGCGGCTCTCGGGCGGGGTGGAGCACGTCGCCAAGGCAGCGGGCGTTCCCGACGGGGTGCCGCTGGACCTGCTCGGCGGTGTGACCGGACTCCCCGCCGGGACGACCCGGGTGCCCTGGGACGGGCCGCAGGTCCGGATCATCGAGCACCGGGCCCATGCGGCGGGTCATGCGGCGCTGGTCGTCGAGGACCGCGGGGTCCTGGTCGCCGGTGACATGCTCTCCGATCTGCTGATCCCGATGCTCGACGTCGCGGCCGCCGACCCGATCGGGGACTATCTGGCCGCGCTGGATCTGATCCAGGGACTGGCGGTCGACGTTCTCGTCCCCGGCCACGGGTCCATCGGCGACGCCGGCCAGGTGCGCGCCCGGATCGATCGGGACCGCGCCTATCTGTACGCCCTGCGCGACGCCCGCGAGCCCGATGACCCGCGGACCGCCACCGGCTGGGTCGCCGAGGTTCACCGGCGTCAACTGGCGGCCGTCCGATCGGCGACAGCCGGTGGCCGGCGTACCCCATAG
- a CDS encoding nuclear transport factor 2 family protein, with protein MRRAWSSLGDRLGSLLSEDVVYEMPQTQERIRGRAAFMRFNADYPGDGHLRMRQVVADGRFAALWLDVSQSGLVERITDYWPESNDPPAGREHLVERW; from the coding sequence ATGCGGAGAGCCTGGAGCAGCCTCGGGGACCGGCTCGGGTCGCTGCTGAGCGAGGACGTGGTCTACGAGATGCCGCAGACCCAGGAGCGGATCCGTGGGCGCGCCGCGTTCATGCGGTTCAACGCGGACTATCCGGGGGATGGGCACCTGCGGATGCGCCAGGTGGTCGCCGACGGGCGGTTCGCCGCGCTGTGGCTCGACGTGAGCCAGAGCGGCCTCGTCGAGCGGATCACCGATTACTGGCCGGAGAGTAATGACCCTCCGGCGGGACGGGAGCATCTCGTCGAGCGGTGGTGA
- a CDS encoding RICIN domain-containing protein: protein MRIGRLPTAIATVALTLLTLFVAPAAAQAAGPIYISVLKPTSISPTRVLDMTGWSKEDLTQAQLWIYRNRDEVRNQRWYVEYRYKDSGMGVYRLRNALSNKCLDRRLDGSLDNGDVVQQYTCNDSSKNQQWRAHAKPENTGDPDLNWVRLENMSDGRCLDVTGASFADGAKLQVWDCGWAWNQRWNIY from the coding sequence ATGCGCATCGGCAGACTGCCCACCGCGATCGCCACCGTCGCCCTGACCCTGCTCACCCTGTTCGTCGCCCCGGCGGCGGCGCAGGCCGCCGGCCCGATCTACATCAGCGTGCTGAAACCGACCAGCATCAGCCCGACGCGGGTCCTCGACATGACCGGCTGGTCGAAGGAAGACCTGACCCAGGCGCAGCTGTGGATCTACCGGAACCGCGACGAGGTGCGCAACCAGCGCTGGTACGTCGAGTACCGGTACAAGGATTCCGGCATGGGCGTCTATCGCCTGCGCAACGCGCTGAGCAACAAGTGCCTGGACCGCCGCCTCGACGGCTCGCTGGACAACGGCGACGTGGTGCAGCAGTACACCTGCAACGACAGCAGCAAGAACCAGCAGTGGCGGGCACACGCCAAGCCGGAGAACACCGGTGACCCGGACCTGAACTGGGTACGCCTGGAGAACATGTCCGACGGCCGATGCCTCGACGTCACCGGGGCCAGCTTCGCCGACGGCGCGAAACTACAGGTCTGGGACTGCGGCTGGGCCTGGAACCAGCGCTGGAACATCTACTGA
- a CDS encoding ATP-binding protein yields MTMADTAGLILLAGPPASGKSSSARAWVEQGRLDAIRSEMFGTRVQARLAVILPVLVDATKVTPAPDDRPPFRAADERLPRRNAARSGPARRSFTYAVTAVQHATRETPLAEGVTAVPGESSGHTPAHAAALIRLTPRSCGDVVDSALRAKAAAVPADFFVDGGRCGLAHGGDGRDQADRDGVCGEPGAASGTGSGRC; encoded by the coding sequence GTGACCATGGCAGACACCGCCGGCCTCATTCTTCTGGCCGGCCCGCCCGCCTCGGGCAAGTCGTCGTCCGCCCGCGCCTGGGTCGAGCAGGGCCGGCTCGACGCGATCCGCTCCGAGATGTTCGGCACCCGTGTCCAGGCACGCCTCGCGGTCATCCTGCCCGTCCTGGTCGACGCCACCAAAGTCACGCCCGCGCCCGATGACCGCCCTCCGTTCCGGGCCGCCGACGAGAGGCTGCCGCGCCGCAATGCGGCACGCTCCGGGCCCGCCCGACGATCTTTTACGTACGCGGTGACAGCGGTCCAGCACGCGACCCGCGAGACCCCGCTCGCCGAGGGCGTCACCGCCGTCCCCGGCGAATCCAGCGGCCACACTCCAGCCCACGCCGCCGCCCTGATTCGGCTCACCCCGAGATCTTGCGGCGATGTGGTGGACAGCGCGCTCAGGGCCAAGGCCGCCGCGGTTCCGGCCGATTTTTTCGTCGATGGCGGCCGGTGTGGTCTGGCGCATGGAGGAGACGGGCGAGACCAGGCGGATCGCGACGGGGTATGCGGAGAGCCTGGAGCAGCCTCGGGGACCGGCTCGGGTCGCTGCTGA
- a CDS encoding DUF3618 domain-containing protein, giving the protein MSDPKKSPDPDQLRAEIEQTRAELGETVEALAAKTDVKARVREEVATAKDRVAQAASTAGDRIAGAANTAGDRIAGAANTVAEKTEPARQQIVETATSPQVRRALPPTGLAVAGALAVIGIILIIRGRRA; this is encoded by the coding sequence ATGAGCGACCCGAAGAAGTCTCCCGACCCTGACCAACTGCGTGCCGAGATCGAGCAGACCCGCGCGGAGCTCGGCGAGACGGTGGAAGCCCTGGCCGCCAAGACGGACGTGAAGGCCCGCGTCCGGGAGGAGGTCGCGACCGCCAAGGACCGCGTCGCGCAGGCCGCGAGCACGGCCGGCGACCGGATCGCCGGTGCCGCGAACACCGCGGGCGACCGGATCGCCGGTGCCGCGAACACGGTGGCCGAGAAGACCGAGCCGGCCCGGCAGCAGATCGTCGAGACCGCCACCAGCCCGCAGGTCCGTCGCGCCCTGCCGCCGACCGGCCTCGCGGTGGCCGGCGCCCTCGCCGTCATCGGGATCATCCTGATCATTCGCGGACGCCGGGCATAA
- a CDS encoding winged helix-turn-helix transcriptional regulator produces the protein MEPRSECPINAAVELLGDRWSLLVLRDVIFGDRRYFRALLTGSIEGIASNILADRLKRLVDAGLLTRGAAARGQRARFSLTEAGIQTLPVIYALGNWGLDWTSGSPDLRVRQQVMRDAGPAFIEELMDELRVRHLDAPPKPRDGPGAFARLNAAMVAP, from the coding sequence GTGGAGCCACGGTCCGAGTGCCCGATCAACGCCGCCGTCGAGCTGCTCGGCGACCGGTGGTCGCTGCTCGTGCTGCGGGACGTCATCTTCGGCGACCGTCGATACTTCCGGGCGCTGCTCACCGGATCGATCGAGGGCATCGCGTCGAACATCCTGGCCGACCGTCTCAAACGGCTGGTCGACGCCGGCCTCCTCACCCGCGGCGCCGCCGCCCGCGGCCAGCGCGCCCGCTTCAGCCTCACCGAGGCCGGCATCCAGACCCTGCCGGTCATCTACGCCCTGGGCAACTGGGGTCTCGACTGGACCTCCGGCAGCCCCGACCTGCGCGTCCGCCAGCAGGTCATGCGCGACGCCGGGCCCGCGTTCATCGAGGAGCTGATGGACGAGCTGCGCGTCCGCCACCTCGACGCCCCACCGAAACCACGCGACGGCCCGGGCGCGTTCGCACGTCTCAACGCTGCCATGGTGGCTCCGTGA
- a CDS encoding restriction endonuclease: MAGKQNPGVLGLFVEAQRRRQREQQAQQRAWHAAFQEQQKAHRAAHRAAIRANKEAWAAYQAAQEAEAARRTTELEELIGALGRILADGAALPPLHPAHLRTTAPAVPFQPGPLAQPISMPDPARYQVPSLPALQALHPAARREHAEQVARARSRYDHDCLAAQAAEADRRRRLDEAGRQHQAWLHAQQQLAAEHNARVDLLPQRLHAGEPAAIEEYFAAILYLAAGWPAAFPRNPVTAWDDSAKQLIIDWQLPALEVVPETTRIRYVKTTDEHRPITMPAGQRAALYRDVLCQSALRVVTDLFRADHFGNLASIAFNGYVLAPDPATGQDTERFLVSVMIDRAGLAGLNIAVVDAAACLRQLRAQISARPERLATVRPARRASGAPEAAPALGDDQDLYEMDPARFEDLVADLFRSRGLEVTGTGRAGDGGVDIEARDPDPITGGLIVIQVKRHRATIDPGVVRDLYGTVQHRGATKGILVTTSGFGPGSHEFARDKPLTLISGAELVDLLGRTGLSYRCGEIPT, from the coding sequence ATGGCCGGAAAGCAGAACCCGGGAGTCCTCGGCCTGTTCGTGGAGGCACAGCGCCGCCGCCAGCGGGAGCAACAGGCGCAGCAGCGTGCCTGGCACGCGGCCTTCCAGGAGCAGCAGAAGGCGCACCGCGCCGCGCATCGGGCCGCGATCCGGGCGAACAAGGAGGCCTGGGCGGCCTATCAGGCGGCCCAGGAAGCCGAAGCGGCCCGCCGGACCACCGAGCTCGAGGAGCTGATCGGCGCGCTCGGCCGGATCCTGGCCGACGGCGCTGCCCTCCCGCCGCTGCACCCGGCGCACCTGCGGACCACCGCGCCCGCGGTCCCGTTCCAGCCCGGACCGCTCGCCCAGCCGATCTCGATGCCGGACCCGGCGCGCTATCAGGTCCCGTCGCTGCCCGCGCTCCAGGCGCTGCACCCGGCCGCTCGGCGCGAGCACGCCGAGCAGGTCGCCCGAGCCCGCAGCCGGTACGACCACGACTGCCTGGCGGCCCAGGCCGCGGAAGCCGACCGTCGCCGTCGCCTGGACGAGGCCGGTCGGCAGCACCAGGCGTGGCTGCACGCCCAGCAGCAGCTGGCCGCCGAGCACAACGCCCGGGTCGACCTGCTCCCGCAGCGGCTGCACGCCGGCGAGCCCGCGGCGATCGAGGAGTACTTCGCCGCGATCCTCTACCTCGCCGCGGGTTGGCCGGCCGCGTTCCCGCGCAACCCGGTGACGGCCTGGGACGACAGCGCCAAACAGCTGATCATCGACTGGCAGCTACCCGCCTTGGAGGTCGTCCCGGAGACCACCCGGATCCGGTACGTGAAGACCACCGACGAGCACAGGCCGATCACGATGCCCGCCGGCCAGCGTGCCGCGCTGTACCGGGACGTGCTGTGCCAGAGTGCCCTGCGCGTGGTCACCGACCTGTTCCGCGCCGACCACTTCGGAAATCTGGCGTCGATCGCGTTCAACGGGTACGTCCTGGCGCCCGACCCGGCGACCGGCCAGGACACCGAACGGTTCCTGGTGAGCGTCATGATCGACCGGGCCGGCCTCGCCGGACTGAACATCGCCGTGGTCGACGCCGCGGCGTGCCTGCGGCAGCTGCGCGCCCAGATCTCCGCCCGGCCCGAGCGGCTGGCGACGGTGCGCCCCGCACGGCGCGCGAGCGGTGCGCCCGAGGCCGCTCCGGCGCTCGGCGACGACCAGGATCTGTACGAGATGGATCCGGCACGCTTCGAGGATCTGGTGGCGGACCTGTTCCGCAGCCGGGGACTGGAGGTGACCGGCACCGGCCGCGCCGGCGACGGCGGGGTCGACATCGAGGCGCGCGATCCGGATCCGATCACCGGGGGCCTGATCGTCATCCAGGTCAAACGCCACCGGGCCACCATCGACCCCGGCGTCGTCCGCGATCTGTACGGCACCGTCCAGCACCGTGGCGCGACCAAGGGCATCCTCGTCACCACTTCCGGCTTCGGCCCCGGGTCGCACGAGTTCGCCCGGGACAAGCCGCTGACCCTGATCAGCGGCGCCGAACTGGTCGACCTGCTCGGGCGCACCGGCCTCTCGTACCGTTGCGGAGAAATCCCCACTTAG
- a CDS encoding S8 family serine peptidase: MNRRWRLSTAAVAALLTPLAGITLASPAHADPTPRPSGTLRLEKTLTPTGSTTSAKTSTGKLARTDPSLLGRKDTATIPVLVKLDYDSIATYGGDVKGYAPTSPSVTGRPLAHGQPERKYEQHVAGVESEILGAIGKRVPDAKVGQKLRTVYGGVALTVPANEVGKLLTVPGVVAVQKDAVNQPLADPTSEFIGASGLYSQLGGAADAGKGIIFGSVDTGVWPEHPSFADNGNLGAPPAKPDGTPRACDFGDNPITPATDTFTCNNKLIGGKAFLTTYLAENPPDRYTNARDAEGHGTHTASSAVGDPVASAKVFGTEAGPVNGIAPGAWLSVYRACGLAGCYSSDTAAAIEQAILDGVKVINFSIGGGGNPYTDASELAMLDAYAAGVFVSASAGNSGPDAGTTEHVSPWVTTVAASSETRTFRSTLTVTSTDGASATFTGSSITAGAGPAPMVAASTVPYNDILCAHPAPPGIFVGKIVVCQSGGVVNGSAIGRVQKGFNVMQGGAAGMVLYNPAPAFAGTDNHFLPTVHLADGTALRTFADAHPGITAQFTPGAPAQGKGDVMASFSSRGPGGQFLKPDVTAPGVHILAGDTPTPEELPAGPQGQYYQAISGTSMSAPQVAGSAILQMALHPDWTPGQIKSALMTTAATAVVKEDGSTPADPFDDGAGRVQVNVAADPGLTFDETADRMAALGSNPVNAAQLNVPSVNAPVMPGALTVTRTAKNVSGKTQTYRVETTAPTGSAIAVVPPVFTVKAGATVPLKISIVSNAPTAQYFGQVRLVPVGGGQPALHLPVAFVPKQGAVTLAQSCTPTTINLQATSTCTVTATNTTFTDTTADLTSVPGVNAPVVSATGATVSNPLLVQKKGAALPGAKPGKPSIGSGVSPGGYIPLDALGVAPTGIGDEEQRHLDVTPFLFNGVTYHSVSVDSNGYLIPGGSGAPADNNCCDIVDMPNPATPNNVLAPFWTDLDGSGAQGLYAAEVTDGVSHWTVVEWRVNVFGTSSVRRFQVWLGHNGVQDISYTYDPGTLQPPFGQPFRIGVEEATGTYGGQLPAGAMPTGDLVVTSTDPVAAGSVSYTFTQRGLVAGTLPTTTGMTSPLVPGTTVVTTPITVTNHR, translated from the coding sequence ATGAATCGACGATGGCGGTTGTCCACCGCGGCGGTTGCCGCGCTGCTGACACCTCTGGCGGGGATCACCCTGGCGAGCCCCGCCCACGCGGACCCGACTCCGAGACCGTCCGGCACGCTGCGGCTCGAGAAGACGTTGACCCCGACCGGCTCGACCACGTCCGCGAAGACCTCGACCGGCAAGCTGGCCAGGACGGACCCGTCGCTGCTCGGCCGCAAGGACACCGCGACGATCCCGGTGCTGGTCAAGCTCGACTACGACTCGATCGCCACCTACGGCGGCGACGTCAAGGGTTACGCGCCGACCAGTCCGTCGGTGACCGGGCGCCCGCTGGCGCACGGCCAGCCGGAGCGCAAGTACGAGCAGCACGTCGCCGGGGTCGAGAGCGAGATCCTCGGCGCCATCGGCAAGCGCGTACCGGACGCGAAGGTCGGCCAGAAGCTGCGCACGGTCTACGGCGGGGTGGCGCTGACCGTGCCGGCGAACGAGGTCGGCAAGCTGCTCACCGTGCCCGGCGTGGTCGCCGTCCAGAAGGACGCGGTGAACCAGCCGCTCGCCGACCCGACGTCCGAGTTCATCGGCGCGAGCGGGCTGTACTCGCAGCTCGGCGGCGCCGCCGACGCCGGCAAGGGCATCATCTTCGGCTCCGTCGACACCGGCGTCTGGCCGGAGCATCCGTCGTTCGCCGACAACGGCAACCTGGGCGCGCCTCCGGCGAAGCCCGACGGCACACCGCGCGCCTGCGACTTCGGCGACAACCCGATCACCCCGGCCACCGACACGTTCACCTGCAACAACAAGCTCATCGGCGGCAAGGCGTTCCTGACGACGTATCTGGCGGAGAACCCGCCGGACCGGTACACCAACGCGCGCGACGCCGAGGGCCACGGCACGCACACCGCCTCCTCGGCCGTCGGTGACCCGGTCGCCTCGGCCAAGGTCTTCGGCACCGAGGCGGGCCCGGTCAACGGGATCGCGCCGGGCGCCTGGCTGTCGGTCTACCGGGCCTGCGGGCTGGCCGGCTGCTACTCCAGCGACACGGCCGCGGCCATCGAGCAGGCCATCCTCGACGGCGTCAAGGTCATCAACTTCTCGATCGGCGGCGGCGGCAACCCGTACACCGACGCGTCGGAGCTGGCGATGCTCGACGCGTACGCCGCAGGTGTCTTCGTGTCGGCCTCGGCGGGCAACAGCGGCCCGGACGCGGGCACGACCGAGCATGTCAGCCCGTGGGTGACCACGGTGGCGGCCTCGTCCGAGACCCGCACGTTCCGGTCCACGCTGACCGTCACCTCCACCGACGGGGCGTCCGCGACCTTCACCGGCTCGTCGATCACGGCGGGCGCCGGACCGGCGCCGATGGTGGCGGCCTCGACGGTGCCGTACAACGACATCCTCTGTGCACACCCGGCGCCACCCGGCATCTTCGTCGGCAAGATCGTCGTCTGCCAGTCCGGTGGTGTGGTCAACGGCTCCGCGATCGGCCGTGTGCAGAAGGGGTTCAACGTCATGCAGGGCGGTGCCGCCGGCATGGTCCTGTACAACCCGGCGCCGGCCTTCGCCGGCACCGACAACCATTTCCTGCCGACGGTGCACCTGGCCGACGGCACCGCGCTGCGCACCTTCGCCGACGCCCACCCGGGCATCACCGCGCAGTTCACGCCCGGTGCCCCGGCGCAGGGCAAGGGTGACGTGATGGCCTCGTTCTCCTCGCGCGGCCCGGGCGGTCAATTCCTCAAGCCCGACGTCACCGCGCCCGGCGTGCACATCCTGGCCGGCGACACGCCGACCCCGGAGGAGCTCCCGGCCGGCCCGCAGGGGCAGTACTACCAGGCCATCAGCGGCACCTCGATGTCGGCGCCGCAGGTCGCCGGCTCGGCGATCCTCCAGATGGCGCTGCACCCGGACTGGACCCCGGGGCAGATCAAGTCGGCGCTGATGACCACCGCGGCCACCGCCGTGGTCAAGGAGGACGGCAGCACGCCGGCCGATCCGTTCGACGACGGCGCCGGGCGGGTCCAGGTGAACGTCGCCGCCGACCCGGGCCTGACCTTCGACGAGACCGCCGACCGCATGGCCGCCCTCGGCAGCAACCCGGTCAACGCGGCCCAGCTCAACGTGCCGTCGGTGAACGCGCCGGTGATGCCCGGCGCGCTGACCGTGACCCGGACGGCGAAGAACGTGTCCGGCAAGACCCAGACGTACCGGGTGGAGACGACGGCGCCGACCGGCAGCGCGATCGCCGTGGTGCCGCCCGTGTTCACGGTGAAGGCCGGCGCGACCGTCCCGCTGAAGATCTCGATCGTGTCGAACGCGCCCACCGCGCAGTACTTCGGCCAGGTGCGGCTCGTGCCGGTGGGCGGCGGCCAGCCGGCGCTGCACCTGCCGGTCGCGTTCGTCCCGAAGCAGGGCGCGGTCACGCTGGCCCAGTCCTGCACGCCCACGACGATCAACCTGCAGGCGACCAGCACCTGCACGGTGACCGCCACGAACACCACGTTCACCGACACCACGGCCGACCTGACCAGCGTGCCGGGCGTCAACGCCCCGGTCGTCTCGGCCACCGGGGCCACCGTGAGCAACCCGCTCCTGGTGCAGAAGAAGGGCGCCGCGCTCCCTGGCGCGAAGCCCGGCAAGCCGAGCATCGGCTCCGGCGTCAGCCCCGGCGGCTACATCCCGCTGGACGCGCTCGGCGTCGCCCCGACCGGCATCGGCGACGAGGAGCAGAGGCACCTCGACGTGACGCCGTTCCTGTTCAACGGGGTCACGTACCATTCGGTCTCGGTCGACAGCAACGGATACCTGATCCCGGGCGGCTCCGGCGCGCCCGCGGACAACAACTGCTGCGACATCGTCGACATGCCGAACCCGGCGACGCCGAACAACGTCCTCGCGCCGTTCTGGACCGACCTCGACGGCTCGGGCGCCCAGGGTCTGTACGCCGCCGAGGTCACCGACGGGGTGAGCCACTGGACCGTCGTCGAATGGCGGGTCAACGTGTTCGGCACCAGCAGCGTCCGCCGGTTCCAGGTCTGGCTCGGCCACAACGGGGTGCAGGACATCTCCTACACGTACGACCCGGGCACCCTCCAGCCGCCGTTCGGGCAGCCGTTCCGGATCGGCGTGGAGGAGGCCACCGGCACGTACGGCGGCCAGCTCCCGGCCGGCGCGATGCCCACCGGTGACCTGGTGGTGACCAGCACCGACCCGGTGGCGGCGGGTTCGGTGTCATACACCTTCACGCAGCGGGGGCTCGTCGCCGGGACGCTGCCGACCACCACCGGGATGACCAGTCCGCTGGTGCCCGGCACCACCGTGGTCACCACCCCGATAACCGTCACCAACCACCGGTGA
- a CDS encoding GNAT family N-acetyltransferase, whose translation MVDTAGLLAAYDAQMRMPPGAIPAGVTHEHDGPLLRIVGGHVGRIRAPRDVGVTGAELDRLIARQRDYFRARGQGVEWKVRAHDLPTDLPERLVAAGFVPQPPATVLIGSAAEVAAAEPVLPGGVTLRRVTEAADLRRIGDQQAEVWGIDSSWVGNDLISRMSADPGQITVLVAAASDRIVCSAWMVYHPGTEFAALLGGTTLPDWRGRGIYRAMLAARAREAVARGFPLLHVDGSPDSAPILRRCGFQEITTSRHYQWSVDVPALVPGPAAVPDL comes from the coding sequence ATGGTCGATACCGCCGGCCTCCTGGCCGCCTACGACGCGCAGATGCGCATGCCGCCCGGCGCGATCCCGGCCGGAGTCACCCACGAGCACGACGGCCCCCTCCTGCGGATCGTCGGCGGTCACGTCGGGCGCATCCGGGCACCCCGCGACGTCGGTGTCACCGGTGCCGAGCTGGACCGCCTGATCGCCCGCCAGCGCGACTACTTCCGGGCCCGCGGCCAGGGCGTCGAGTGGAAGGTCCGGGCACACGACCTCCCCACGGACCTCCCGGAGCGCCTGGTCGCCGCCGGTTTCGTGCCGCAGCCGCCGGCGACCGTGCTGATCGGCTCCGCCGCCGAGGTGGCCGCCGCCGAACCGGTCCTGCCCGGCGGTGTCACGCTGCGGCGGGTGACCGAGGCCGCGGACCTGCGCCGCATCGGCGACCAGCAGGCGGAGGTGTGGGGCATCGACAGCTCCTGGGTGGGCAACGATCTGATCAGCCGGATGTCGGCCGACCCCGGCCAGATCACCGTCCTGGTCGCCGCGGCCAGCGATCGGATCGTGTGCAGTGCCTGGATGGTGTACCACCCGGGCACCGAGTTCGCCGCCCTGCTCGGCGGCACCACGCTGCCGGACTGGCGGGGGCGTGGCATCTATCGCGCGATGCTCGCGGCCCGGGCCCGGGAAGCCGTCGCCCGCGGCTTTCCGCTGCTGCACGTCGACGGCTCCCCGGACAGCGCGCCGATTCTGCGCCGATGCGGCTTCCAGGAGATCACCACATCCCGGCACTACCAGTGGTCAGTAGATGTTCCAGCGCTGGTTCCAGGCCCAGCCGCAGTCCCAGACCTGTAG